One window of the Salminus brasiliensis chromosome 1, fSalBra1.hap2, whole genome shotgun sequence genome contains the following:
- the nod1 gene encoding nucleotide-binding oligomerization domain-containing protein 1 codes for MDGAQALRLLTLHREVLVEHVKNTQCVLDNLKINGFICNEDIEIIHQANTKTQQVRKILELVQSKGEEACAYFIHILHEAYDAYIDLRPWFKGIEYKPADSVREIPVINTDPISKYSEKLRQELGRDTRFLTSYSQREETLLDELYTDTQMEMLNDRGESLGFLEHVEDILGEQGMFNKQAETIFITGDAGVGKSILLQKLQNLWSKRELNTGAKFFFKFRCRMFSTFKETDEISMKDLIFKHNCYPDGDPDNEVFGYILRFPETVLFTFDGYDEIQMDFDTENLPEVVSPEEKTHPLLILMNLLCGKLLRGSRKILTARTGTEIQSRIIGKKVVLRGFSPDHLRRYLALHFPNKEHKEAVSIQLDSNPHLCGLCSIPLFSWIIFKSFKHLQSVYDNFELPDSCITLTNVFLLLSEVFLGRITKKPGLLKRSTRCTADTFKAGLRMLSAFAKLALLGLEKSSFIYSLEDVTSCGLSEDDLQIGFLRPVSHYDACGGTATFEFLHVTLQAFLTAFSLVLDSDITPDGILKFFAKCEYQKTSSFPCFSCLCTPSRTRDTDPFLTNEHFQFTNLFLCGLLSKPNAALLEHLVPPLSLKKKRVTLKSYLSSSVKTHLRGLPRYRSTDIEGSKVHVMPNFLWILRCIFETHSEDVARLTAKGISADYIKLAYCNIYSADCSALNFVLHHHRKSLGVDLDNNNISDYGVKQLVPSFSKMTVVRFCVNQLTDSSIEVLSKELIRHKIVKVLGLYKNHITDVGAKLVAQIIEECPHLMTVKLGCNQITAVGARFLGQAIKKSKSIFDVGMWGNTIGDEGADAFAEALKNHPRLTNLSLSANGISSEGGRSLARALKENSSLHIFWLIQNNISDEAVPDLAGALRSNSALTHLMLIDNQLTARGAQMLAEGLATNTTVKEINISGNQVSAEEEPLFQSEKRLRFH; via the exons ATGGACGGAGCTCAAGCTCTGAGGTTACTGACCCTCCACCGGGAGGTTCTAGTGGAGCACGTGAAGAACACACAGTGCGTTCTGGACAACCTGAAGATCAATGGATTCATCTGTAACGAGGACATTGAGATCATCCATCAGGCGAACACCAAGACCCAGCag GTACGCAAAATCCTGGAGCTGGTCCAGAGCAAAGGAGAAGAAGCCTGTGCGTACTTTATCCACATCCTCCACGAGGCGTACGATGCGTACATCGACCTCCGGCCGTGGTTCAAGGGTATTGAGTACAAGCCTGCGGACTCCGTCAGAGAAATACCCGTGATCAACACAGACCCCA TCAGTAAATACAGCGAGAAGCTGAGGCAGGAGCTCGGGAGGGACACCCGATTCCTCACCTCGTACTCCCAGAGGGAGGAAACCCTTCTGGATGAGCTTTACACCGACACACAGATGGAGATGCTGAATGACCGAGGCGAGAGCTTGGGCTTCCTGGAGCATGTGGAGGACATCCTCGGAGAGCAAGGCATGTTCAACAAGCAGGCAGAGACTATCTTTATCACGGGGGATGCGGGTGTGGGCAAATCCATCCTGCTCCAGAAACTCCAGAACTTGTGGTCCAAAAGGGAGCTGAACACTGGAGCAAAGTTCTTCTTCAAGTTTCGGTGCAGGATGTTCAGCACCTTTAAGGAGACGGATGAGATCTCCATGAAGGATCTGATCTTCAAACACAACTGCTATCCAGACGGGGACCCTGACAATGAGGTCTTCGGTTACATCCTACGGTTTCCAGAGACTGTCCTATTCACGTTTGACGGATACGATGAAATCCAGATGGACTTCGATACAGAGAACTTGCCAGAAGTGGTTTCACCTGAGGAGAAAACCCACCCACTCCTGATTCTCATGAACCTGCTTTGTGGAAAGCTGCTCAGAGGTTCCCGCAAGATTCTGACAGCCCGCACCGGCACAGAGATTCAGAGCAGAATCATCGGGAAGAAGGTTGTTCTCAGGGGTTTCTCCCCGGACCACCTCAGAAGGTACTTGGCGTTGCATTTCCCCAACAAAGAACACAAGGAAGCGGTGTCCATACAGCTGGATTCTAACCCCCACCTGTGTGGTCTTTGCTCCATCCCCCTCTTCAGCTGGATCATCTTCAAGAGCTTCAAGCACCTTCAGTCGGTGTACGACAATTTTGAGCTCCCGGACTCCTGCATCACGCTCACAAAcgtcttcctcctgctctctgaAGTGTTTCTGGGCCGTATCACTAAAAAGCCTGGCCTCCTAAAGAGGAGCACAAGGTGCACTGCGGACACCTTCAAAGCCGGCCTGAGGATGCTTTCTGCGTTTGCCAAACTGGCGCTTCTGGGCCTGGAGAAGAGCAGTTTCATTTACAGCCTAGAGGACGTGACATCCTGTGGACTAAGTGAGGATGATCTTCAGATTGGGTTCCTGAGGCCAGTCAGTCACTATGATGCCTGTGGAGGTACTGCTACCTTCGAGTTTCTCCATGTGACCCTGCAGGCATTCCTGACTGCCTTCTCTCTGGTGCTGGACTCTGACATTACTCCCGACGGGATCCTGAAGTTCTTCGCCAAGTGTGAGTACCAAAAGACGTCTAGCTTTCCCTGCTTCTCTTGTTTGTGTACTCCCTCGCGCACCAGAGATACGGACCCTTTCCTGACTAATGAACACTTTCAGTTTACGAACCTCTTCCTGTGTGGCCTCCTGTCCAAGCCCAACGCTGCTCTCCTGGAGCACCTAGTACCACCACTCAGCTTGAAGAAAAAACGAGTGACCCTGAAATCCTACCTGTCTAGCAGCGTGAAGACGCATCTCAGGGGTCTTCCTCGATACCGCAGCACCGACATTGAAGGTAGCAAAGTGCACGTAATGCCCAACTTCCTGTGGATTCTCAGGTGCATCTTTGAGACCCACAGTGAGGACGTGGCTCGACTTACGGCCAAAGGCATCTCTGCGGATTACATCAAGCTAGCTTACTGCAACATCTACTCGGCCGACTGCAGCGCTCTGAACTTTGTACTGCATCACCACAGGAAGTCTTTAGGAGTCGACCTGGACAACAATAACATCAGTGACTACGGTGTGAAGCAACTGGTGCCTTCCTTCAGCAAAATGACCGTAGTAAG GTTTTGTGTGAATCAGCTCACAGACAGCAGCATCGAGGTTTTGTCCAAGGAGCTCATCAGGCACAAAATCGTGAAGGTTCTGGG ACTCTACAAGAATCACATCACAGACGTCGGAGCCAAACTCGTGGCACAGATCATCGAAGAATGTCCTCATCTGATGACAGTGAA GCTGGGCTGCAATCAAATCACAGCTGTGGGGGCCAGGTTCCTCGGCCAAGCTATTAAGAAAAGCAAGTCTATCTTCGATGTGGG AATGTGGGGGAACACTATTGGAGATGAAGGTGCAGATGCTTTTGCTGAAGCTTTAAAAAATCACCCCAGACTGACGAACCTCAG TCTCTCGGCGAATGGAATCTCGTCTGAGGGTGGGAGGAGTTTAGCCCGAGCGCTGAAGGAGAACTCCAGCCTGCACATCTTCTG GCTGATTCAGAACAACATTTCGGATGAAGCAGTACCGGACCTGGCAGGAGCTTTGAGGAGTAACTCGGCGCTCACGCACCTCAT GTTAATCGATAATCAGCTGACCGCTCGTGGGGCCCAAATGCTGGCTGAAGGTCTGGCTACCAACACAACTGTGAAAGAAATCAA CATATCGGGAAACCAGGTGTCTGCGGAGGAGGAGCCGCTGTTCCAGAGCGAGAAGAGGCTTCGCTTTCACTGA
- the nr0b2a gene encoding nuclear receptor subfamily 0 group B member 2a produces MDYQCQCSDSANARQNAILFNILSRAESGAPARSNLNYLPSNRCHCEMRRTVRLKTPGATCQVASNILVKTIHFMKSLPAFQQLPPKDQLVLLQSCWAPLFILGLAQERVCFEVEDVPAPSMLKRILMNRRDAEEPEREQPTLAGVQKLKSCLKKFWSLDLSPKEYAYLKGTMIFNPDVPGLRAALFIEGLQQEAQHALQEVVFLLHPEDRGRFARLLLAGSLLKTITPGLVTELFFRPIISQAHLLDLLVDMLFSR; encoded by the exons ATGGATTACCAGTGCCAGTGCTCAGACTCTGCCAATGCCCGGCAGAACGCCATCCTGTTCAACATCCTCAGCCGGGCCGAGAGTGGAGCTCCAGCCCGGAGCAACCTCAACTACTTACCCTCTAACAGGTGCCACTGCGAGATGCGCCGAACCGTGCGACTGAAGACGCCTGGCGCCACATGTCAGGTAGCCTCCAACATCTTGGTGAAGACCATCCACTTCATGAAGAGTCTACCCGCCTTCCAGCAGCTCCCTCCTAAAGACCAGCTGGTGTTGCTGCAGAGCTGCTGGGCACCACTCTTCATCCTGGGCCTGGCACAGGAGCGGGTCTGCTTCGAGGTGGAGGATGTTCCAGCGCCCAGCATGCTGAAGAGGATCCTCATGAACCGACGAGATGCAGAGgaaccagagagagagcagcccACACTTGCAGGGGTCCAGAAACTCAAATCCTGCCTAAAGAAGTTCTGGAGTCTGGACCTGAGCCCGAAGGAGTACGCTTACCTTAAAGGCACCATGATATTCAACCCAG ATGTGCCTGGCCTGCGGGCAGCACTGTTCATCGAGGGGCTCCAGCAGGAGGCGCAGCATGCCCTACAGGAAGTCGTGTTCCTCCTCCATCCAGAAGATCGTGGCCGCTTTGCCCGTCTGCTTCTGGCCGGGTCCTTGCTGAAGACCATCACTCCAGGACTTGTCACAGAGCTGTTCTTCCGGCCGATCATCAGCCAGGCTCACCTGCTGGACCTGCTGGTCGACATGCTCTTCAGCAGGTAG